The Gopherus flavomarginatus isolate rGopFla2 chromosome 1 unlocalized genomic scaffold, rGopFla2.mat.asm SUPER_1_unloc_2, whole genome shotgun sequence DNA window tgcctccagcttccatcccgggcacatcacacgatccattgtctacagccaagcactgaggtacaaccgcatctgctctaacccctcagacagagaccaacacctacaaaatctccaccaagcattctcaaaactacaatacccgcacgaggaaataaggaaacagatcaacagagccagacgtgtacccagaagcctcctactgcaagacaaacccaagagagaaaccaacaggactccactggccatcacatacagcccccagctaaaacccctccaacgcatcatcaaggatctacaacccatcctggacaatgatcccacactttcacaggccttgggtggcaggccaatccttgcccacagacaacctgccaacctgaaacatattctcaccagtgactgcacaccacaccataataactctagctcaggaaccaattcatgcaacaaacctcgatgccaactctgcccacatatctacaccagcgacaccatcacaggacctaaccagatcagccacaccatcactggttcattcacctgcacatccaccaatgtaatatacgccatcatatgccagcaatgcccctctgctatgtacatcggccaaactggacagtctctacggaaaaggataaatggacacaaatcagacattaggaatggcaatatacaaaaacctgtaggagagcacttcaacctccctggccacactatagcagaccttaaggtggccatcctgcagcaaaaaaacttcaggaccagacttcaaagagaaactgctgagcttcagttcatctgcaaatttgacaccatcagctcaggattgaacaaagactgtgaatggcttgccaattacagaaccagtttctcctctcttggttttcacacctcaactgctagaacagggcctcatcctccctgattgaactgacctcgttatctctagcttgcttgctagcacacatatatatacctgcccctggatatttccattacatgcatctgaggaagtgggtattcacccacgaaagctcatgctccaaaacgtctgttagtctataaggtgccacaggattctttgcagctatGTACTCGCATTGCGTGTGGGGGATAATGCGGTtggtacagaatggctgcctgctcaggagcaggggcagaggcagaaTGAAGAGAACCGCTCTCATCAGACCTACAAGCCCGAGCTTAGCTATTTGTGCATTGGTGAGGATGGTGGCGTATCTCAGAGGGTTACATATGGCaacatagcgatcaaaagccattgTTACGAGGGTGGCTGAGTGCATAACAGAAACTGTGTgaaggaagaacatctgggtgaggcagccagCCATACTAATGCCtttcaaattgaaccaaaatatgcccagtggctttGGCATGACGAAGGTAGGTGTGGCGATGTCTGTGAgcgccagcatgcagagcagcaggtacaTCGGCTTGTGCAGGGTCTGCTCCTTACGTACAACACACAGAAGAGTGAAATTTCCCAACAGGCTTATAATGTAGAACgtagagaaagggatggaaatccagatgTGGGCAGCCTCCAGGCTGGGGATGCCCATTAGGATGAACATCGAAGGGTCAGAGGGGGTGAAGTTGAAAGCTGCCATGAAGTGGTTGATGTGTTGGTATGACTCAGAAATGCTCAATGTGCCTATCAAGAGAGAGAAGCACAGCGAGGGGTTTACACACTTTATAACAAATAgtacagtaaatattttatagCTATTAACATCTAGGAGTCTTCTtgagtggggagtgaagaaccaccaatgatgtcactccctgctttATATAACTTAAGCATCTGACGGGAACCATGTCTTTCAAAACTTGGTTTCCAGACTAGTTTGTGGGAAAATTACAGATGGAGCCCAGAGTTCTTTGGCCTGGTGACATGCCCTTGTAAAGTCATAGCATCCATTATGTATAGGCTGTCTGAAGCATTCTCAGACAGCCTCATCTGGTGGGAGATAAGTTTCTCTTAATGCCTATTGTTTCCTCCAATGACTCATTGCTCTGAATAGGCCCGTCCCAACCGGCTATCTAGACTGAAATCATCCTGCCTAGTGGTCCTTACCCAGTTGTAActgcatttgaaatacagataagtagtcaatattcataactgcaGACAAAAATCATACATGCATACGAATCAGATAATGACCCCTCTTGCATAAAATGTGTCATAATTATACTATAATTATGCTATAATCATGTAATCATATTATAATGATATCACTATGATAAATATGGGGTACGTTGTCACAAAATATCAGTGGTTATTTCTAGCAATGAAATGCCTGAAGCTACATAAAAACAACAATTGGGAACAAAACTGAATAAAGGTTCTGTCACCCAGGCTGCAATTTTGTGGCTTGCCAGAGCAAAGAGACTCTGAAGCTCCCCACACTCTGTACCAGGAAAAGTCCCAAAGCTGGCCTTGGATCAACAATCATACAGAAAAAGATTATTTCAGCAGCACTACCCACCTGTCCATCAACATGCCGCTCTGCAActctgtgacgttcccctctggtgtcatctggaccggtgatctgctaggtcactccaagccTCGACTCTTGGAGCCAGACTGACCCTACTCTGCAGTGAGaaccccccactcctgggctgttcacgcacagcctctgccaTGTAAACTGTCCCTTGGATCGTGCAAGTGAATGACATTAGCCAATATCTTCAGTCTTAGACAAAACCCTAGGAATctttgtcttgcagtgtccagttatgcccacaggatactgcaagcttatatgagttcatcaatttaacaaagaaattgatatgcaccaggcttgttatccccaggggagtctcttacacacttcaaaccaaacacactgcttcaggtagaataaacagcaCATTTGTTAACTACAAAGACAGATCTTAACTGATGTTAAGTGACAGGCAAAATGTCAGAGTGGTTAccgatattaaaaaaaaatatgcagtctaaactctcaaccctattagactgggcaacatcgaGATGAAgctgtttttctcaccccactggatattgcagtccttaatatacaggttggtttcttaaacctgggccaatctccCTGTTGGCGTGTTGTTTTCTTCTCAATGTCTTCAGTGCTAGCAGCGAAGtttggggcaggagaagggcccagtatgtttccactctgtctgttttataccctcagtcctgTGCTTGAGGAGCACACATTGAGGCATGCCTGGGGGGCATTGCTGATTCTCTCCAAGCAAAGTTTAGCAATTCCCTTTGTAGTGCCTCaggcaggtgagtcattgcattggagctcccttgctggacaatgactgttgatgggttgtttgacaccctgcctGGGTGTTGGTTCCTTTCCCTGCtgttgcctcagggtgggggctagtATCtagctgattccccaacttacagcatgttttagtgaccaccgTACAACAGAATTCTCATTGCCCCATATACATTAATGATACATATATGGATAAAgacatgactttcagcagatcataacatTTCCCTTGATACtgtacaaggcatgctttatatgtaagatcttgATGatctgaaaatgaggaatatgggggttacagtactCTCCCCCAAGCTGTAGACCGTCACAGCACTCAAAAAGCCTCAGTGCTACTCAGCTGTCACTGCacatcccctgcctgcctccacaaCCCTCAGCAGTGCCTAATTTTCTGTGtaaaccctccacctgcccccacaGCCTCCAGCACGGCCAGCCTGTCTCTGTACACCCCTCTTCTTTCCACACAACTCTTGGTGCTGGTCACCTGTCCATGTAGACCCCCACCTCCAGAACTTCTATCCCTGCCACACAGTGATACTCCTCACCCAGGACCAAAAGCAGGTGCCATGCACCACAGCAACAGCTCACAGAACTATCTCCTCAGACGAGGTTAAATTCAGTGTCTGCCTGcaccagggaaaagggggagatgagactaaactgcctttctgggggcaaagggaaccctggctgcagctcagcctgtgcagggaaggagagatggaCAGACCTAGCAGGAGTGGGAGAAGAGGTGAGATTAAAAGGACCCAGTCTGAGCAACTTTTCTTCAAAAAGACACAAAGCTTTAACGTACTGCGGCCAGTTAGAAACCCTGATACCCCTTCCTGAGGCTGCTTTTCTGTGTTGGCAATTGCTGATGTTGCCACAAAACTGTAGTGGGCTTTCTCATGGAAGGCAGTATGGGCTGGATGGGAGATGGTGTCAGAGACCATcagttagagcaggggttggcagcctttcagaagtgctgtgccgtgTCTtcattattcactctgatttaagattttgcttgccagtaataattttaacatttttagaggttctctttctataagtctataatatataactaaactattgctgtatgtaaagtaaataaggtttttaaaatatttaagaagcttcatttaaaattaaattaaaaggcagagccCCCGGACAGGTAGcgaggacctgggcagtgtaagtgccactgaaaatcagctcgcgtgcttccttcagcacccatgccataggttgcctacccctgtgctagagtgTTGCCCACTTTTCATTGCATTTTCAGACACCCCCTAGACCCAGGAGGCCTCATGATGCCTCTTTGGAGGACGTCCGTTCCCCATGCTGCATAGTTTCAGGACTCCGTGCCACTGTGATCTGAATACTGCATGTTCTGCAGTCCTGCCTGCACTCACCGCACACACTGTGTGTTCCTGGACCTCCCCAGGTAACATTTGCAACACAACCTTTAATGCTTCTCATcctctccagaaatggagatgaAGGTTTTCTCTCCCTCTACTCCTCCTTGAAAAAAATGGTTATCCTAATTGTTTTGAAGCTTTAAGTCTGTGAATTTGAGATTTAAGCAACTGTACTATCAGTTCTTCTTGGGTCTGAACAAGCTCATCCGTCCTTAGAGGCCTCTGGGGTGACTCCAGATGAAGTCACTGGAGGCTCATGGCCAATGTAAATCAGGGCATTGATTTAAGTCACTACATGTGGATTTAGAGCAAACTTCTGGCTCACTTAGGAATTTTTCCTTGGATCTCACGGGGATCAGATTCACCCTGAATGTTTAACTTTTGCCTCCTGGCTGTGAAATTCACGGCTTCGGGTCCTCCTGCAGAGAGCGCTGTTCTGTTAGGGTGCTGAGAGAGTCTGAGGGAACCCCCAGTTCATGTGACATTCTGAGACTGggaatgaaaattgggagtttCAAAACACAGGGGCCTTGATTTTGCTCTCAGGGAGGTCAATCTGAAGTGACCCAGTGAAGGCAGAATCAGAGAGTAGAATCTACCCAGTGTGTGGCCTATTCTTGTTGTGaaccctctggtaacacagataccCACTGCAGAAGCTTTGGCTGCACTTCCAAAAAGGGCACTGAGGTTGCTGAATTGGAAAACTTGAGCAAACCACAAGAAAAAACAtacagctcaaaaaaaaaaaaatttactgaGAAAGATAGAAGGATACAGTAGGAGAAAACAAATTGaacttaaatgcaaatatttgtctaaACTATTTCCAATCTATTTGTAGTTCCAATTTTTCCAAGAAAATCCCTTGTTTTTTCTGACAGTACTAAACAATTCAAGTCACCGTGCTGGTGAATTCCTGCCCAGCTGGTTCTTGATTTGAACTCTGGAAAACTTCCTCAGCACTTATCACTCACTTTAATGCAGAAACAGGCAACTCACCAAAATCCcatgcagcagagagaggaaatctTTTTACTGCAACAGCAAGGTAGAGTCTTGAGAATCAGTGTATGAATGTCACATGTCTGACACTCGGCATGCTGCACAGCGACCTTTATGATTCCCCGGTACAATCCCTGTGGATTTTCAAATTGGCCAGGACTCCTGTACAATTCCCTGGACTCTGTGtgagcagctggaagagcagAAAATGGACCCTGGAGAACTTCAGCCCGAGAATCACTCCCGGGAGAAAATAAATGATTTGCCGAGAACAGGGGCTTAGGTTTTCAGAGCAAACAGTGTGTTGcagactgttcagtgtagcaaATGATGATGGCTGTTTGTTCTGTGTGTAATGTACTGCCATCTGCACAATGTGTGAGAATGCTCCCACAAAAGCAGGGACCTAAAACCATTTTCAGTTTATCGTAGCAGTGTACTGTTTCATACTGCCTATGCAGCTGTAATATCCAGTCCATTAGCCTCTGAAAAATGAGTGTCACCCTGTAGAGGTCAAATTACCTGATTCTGCATTTATTTAAGACAAAGAGAGTGTAAAAGGCTTTCTTGTCCCAGGATTCTGGCATTAATGTTATTTGTCAGGGAGCCTTTGTGAGGTTTCAAGCTGAATATATGTCTGACAGCTACCACGTGTTCTAATAATAATCTACTCTGTGTGCTGATCTTTTGCAAATGGATGCAGAAACGGGTTATGATATCCTGGGTCAGAGCTAGAACAATGAGACTTCTCCACTCACTGTGCGATTCCTCCACCTCTCTCAGGGCTAAAATGACCTTGAGTTCATCTCACAAGACATCCCACATTTTATGAGGGAACAGTCATGCTATTTACCTGATCTGTTGCCCTGGGGCTATTGCAGGGTGCTGCTCAGGTGAGAAGATATTGGTAAATAAACCAAACCACTTCTACAACTGTATCTCCCATTTAGGCTACAGTCCCTACCCGCTTACTTGCATCATAGGTGCGTTGCAGACACATTTGGGCTCCAGAGGgtatgaggccatgtctacatctaaaattttgcagcgctggttgttacagctgtattagtacagctgtatagggccagcgctgcagagtggccacacttacagcaaccagcgctgcaagtggtgttagatgtggccacactgcagcgctgttgggcggcttcaaggggttttggggaaggcgagagcaaaccagggaaggagaccagcttcgccgcggtttgctctcgcgttccgcgaaccaccctgcaaaccgcagggaaggagacctgcttgttcggggaacgcgagagcaaaccgcggcgaagctggtctccttccccggtttgctctcgcgttccgcgaaccaccctgcaaaccgcagggaaggagaccagcttgctcgggggttcggcgaacgcgagagcaaaccggggaaggagaccagcttcgccgcggtttgctctcgcgttccccgaacaagcaggtctccttccctgcggtttgcagggtggttcgcggaacgcgagagcaaaccgcggcgaagctggtctccttccccggtttgctctcgccttcccggaaccacccagcaaacctcagggaaggagacctgcttgctcggggttcggggaacgcgagagcaagccggggaaggagaccagcttcgccgcggtttgctctcgcgttccgcgaaccaccctgcaaaccgcagggaaggagacctgcttgttcggggaacgcgagagcaaaccgcggcgaagctggtctccttccccggtttgctctcgccttcccggaaccacccagcaaacctcagggaaggagacctgcttgctcggggttcggggaacgcgagagcaagccggggaaggagaccagcttgattaccagaggcttcctcaggtatgctgggatacctgcttattccacggaggtcaagaaaagcgctggtaagtgtctatatttgattaccagcgctggatcaccagcgctggatcctctacacccgagacaaaacgggagtacggccagcgctgcaaacagggagttgcagcgctggtggtgccctgcagatgtgtacacctcctaagttgcagcgctgtaactccctcaccagcgctgcaactttctgatgtagacaagccctgagtttcttacagctgtccccagactccattttgttttctgttctcctgtggccgcccttccctggctgttaagttgtttaccagggccactgcccttctcaaagggagggccccttaagttgtttaacaaaagCCATTGCagttctcaaagggatggccacttgtgctgcgtgctaagtgagaccactgccctgttcaaagggttagtcctgttatcacctgttgagcctgggcttggtgtagggcaggcaatgtccagagctgcaagacctaatgtgtttttaagatcctgggcatgagtcataggcctcatgtgctcttgagtcacctattgcacaggactatgtccagtcatgtctctgggcttaccttcagtttttccctgtgccccctcctctgtgccagagggagcctatcaggattactggcgggaaactgcccaagtttgcctttaaaaccagacatttttgaaacacacctcagaaaggttcctgcattgctgcctggtctgatcagccaggggttctggggggtcctttctccgctctcgttttatttttgagcgcacccccgttttttgaacaccccccccacgaagaacgaattgctacctgagagatctcctgattattgagactctaccgagccctccttgcctcttctgatgttgctgctgcttctgcctttgctgctgccttggggactggtaagaatccctctgtaaaactttgtatacttttattttattattttagctgctggctctgtttccccagcacacagactcaagctaaaccttggtctgtgtcttaaaacctctcttaaactccagggcactttgctgctaaaaataagtttgtgccgctgctaagcgctgctcctgtgggctttgcctctgggctccctgctttcagctgtatcccttggcttcagccaccatccttTGGCTTCCTTGGGAGTTGTACCCTGGGCaaataccactctgccctctgtaacctccccatagcataaggtgcaccataggtcttggtttttttagtttaataagtcatagtttgttaagattgtagagcttgtaagtttcaactgccttgttatagtttactgttttgttgctctgtatagttgcctgttatagctttgcttagaattgtgatatttgttgttttgcctagtcattggttaagatagataaggtcttttgctgcttaaattcgccatcccgctgtcccgatctctccctgaactttcccgtgtctgtttttcccccgctccaatctccccctctgtgtgctcctccgtgtctcccctgttataaccctttgctgctttttcccccacatctgcactctccgaacttcccaactccttgctgctcccccccccatcTGCATcactctccgaacttcccaaaccccttgctgcttttcctcctgtataacttccctaaccctttgcagcttttttttttaacctttgtttttggtgtccgcttgttgcttaaacctctctctagcctttctttacacttctccgctgcccctcccctaccgaagatcaccatcacactgctccgttgtccttgccctgcagggcttcagagtctctcgctgcttccagccgctcgtctgcataccactaatcactcactccccgccctcctgtttcttgacccagcctttatattgatattgtattgttgtactgtaactcacattttccttgtaattataacactccattggttgcctccacttttctgatatactttgtatttacattgatgccactgtgttacattgtgtatctagctattaactcatatagaagctaccagtttattttgcatttcttttgagtacgctttgcatttccacactgtatctagagttgtttattgactgtactgtatcccattgtgctgaaccccacttgctgtagcccactattagaactccctacactgttcaataagaagaaccccccacTATCGTTGTCTATTgcaaacaccctatacaccccatcccatcgtatttcattattaaattccaaccacttcctttttttttcctttaataaagaaattaattggaaccccagctgtgtggtaattgctccccaagatcccatatacctgcaggcagggacactaaTGACAGGCCTCATCACCGAGGGGTGTTGGGAAGAGTTCAGGTTCTGCACCCAGAGACTCAAATCGCCCTTATGAGGGATACAGAGCTGATATCTCCCTAAGGCACTTAGCTACGGCATCAGTTACAGTAGCATCTCAGCGCCTCTCAATCTGTAACGTATTTGTCAGTACAACATCCTGTGAAATGGGGCTCTGCTATTAACACCACTGAGTCAAAGAcacctgtcagggttccctccccactctgaactctggggtacagatatggggacctgcatgaaataccctctaagcttatttctatcagcttaggttaaaaacttcctcaaggcacaaattcctttccttgtccttggacagtattgctgccaccactaacTGATTTAGACAAAGATTAAGGAAAAGGGTCACTTGGAGTCCCTGTGTCCCCAAAATAtttccccaagccccttcaccccctttcctggggaggattgagaataatatcctcaccaattggtacaatTTGAGCACAGATCAAACCCccgggtttttaggacactgaaaatcaatcaggttcttaaaagaataattttattttttttaaagaaaagtaaaagaatcacacctgcaaaatcaggatggatgataactttacagggtaaataacatatttaaaacacagaggattcccttcTAGGCTTAGCTTCAAAGTCACAAAAACCacaaataaacctccctcttaacatagggaaaattcacaagccaaaacgaaagataatctaacacatttccttgcctttacttacaatttttatAATCTTAGATGGTCATTTCAGGTAGTTTTTTAAGAGATGTTTTTTCCCCACCTTGTCCCTTTCTCATCTaaggagaaaacaaagaaagaaagcacatacaaaacctccccccaccacacagattttaaagtatcttcttTTCTTATTGGTTCTTTAGGTTTTTTAAGCtccttaaccccttacaggtaaaggagggattttatgctactcttagctatatgtttatgacatCTGCCACCTAGGTTTTATAACTGATCAATTACAAGtaaaagtcaccaggaccaaatgATATTCAGCTAAGAGTTGTTAAGGAACTCAAATATCAAATTGCAGAACAACTAACTGTTCTATGttacctatcacttaaatcagcctctgtaccagatgactggcagatagctaatatgatgctgaatttttttaataagaTTCCAGAGGTCACATGCCATTGCATGCCCTGATGAATCACATGTTTCAGTGCATTTGGCTCTAGTGGCTGTCATTTTGAGTTTAACAGTGTTACCTCTGTTTGTTTTAGATCTAGAGTTCATAGGAACACATGAAACCACAGGCACATAACATCTACAATTACAACAgcatctatctttttgtagttttattaaagttaccaaCAAAGTAATAAATGTTACAGCATACACAATTTCTATAGATAAATATAATGAACACCCCCAGTTATACCTACAGACATACTTGCATCTTCCTAGATGGTGTTAGAATCTGCTGGCCCTCTCACGGTTTGCCACTTAGataaaattaacagaacaggaatATGCATGAATTTTACTTGGTTGATTAATACTCCTGCCATAGGTGTGGCAGTGAGACCAATAACAGGGTCTTTCTGCAATTCTGGACATTCCACTGAGTTATGTGAATCATGGTTATTTTTCACTATCCTTGCCTATGCCTctacttttaaatatttattaataactTTGACTTTATCTAAAACCTTAATTTGGATAAGGCCTTtatatttttccttattcttatgCTTTAGATTGTATTTGATTATTGTTTCAGTTCTTACTGACCTTTGACATTTAGTTCTGTTTTCCCAGGATCCATTTGGAATTTCATTACTGATTGGCAAAGTGTGAACTTCCTCTGGAATATATGTTTTACATCCTTCTCCCCCAGATTCGTCCAATAAGGGAGAGATTTCCCCCCCAATTTACATAGGACGTGCTCATTTTTTTACATATCATATACAAGAATAATATGTTTCCGTACTATTTCTTTAAAGTGTTGGTAAAAATTGTTATGAGTGACTGGGTGAAGTATTTAGCTGCCTGATTTCTTTGGAAAATAGTGTACATAACTTTCTTCATGTTTCTGAACCTTCAGTGGGAAATCCTTCCACAATAGCAATTTTTGCCCATCTTTCAATCCTAGTCTGTACAAACCTGGCATATGATTTTGAACCTTATGAATTGCTACAGTTGTACTATTAGTTCATGCAGTAAACAAAGCTTATTCCAAGTCTTAGATATaaattgtttttggtttggttgaTAATTCCATTTAAAGAAGATTTTAGTTGACAGGCCTGGTATTCCAAATTGGTTTTGGTCTGGGTTCCTTCTTTCTTGGACCCAAGATACTATTATTTGCCAATTTTTAGCTTTAATAGGCAAATTTGAGTTCAGTTCCAACAcaactgtcaaggctgattccccactctggcatttcgagtgcagaaggtgtgGACCTGCAAGGACTctgaaaattaatactggccactccagactTGTACTAAACtctcaaggttacagcttctctctgaccatAGATGGGTACATGCTGCCAACACCAAAGTGCAAACCCTTTGGATTCAGGAATACCAGATACCTCTAGATGATATGGTTTGCTGGGATCTGTTGCTTGGGTCTGGGCGGACCAGCATGTAAATGCATTCATCAAGTTAAAGCAAGCAGTAATGCAGGCAACTTCATTTTTCAAGAGATTGTAGCGTGGATGACCAATGTGAGCAAAGTTAAGGACGAATTCCCAA harbors:
- the LOC127040838 gene encoding olfactory receptor 52E2-like: MAAFNFTPSDPSMFILMGIPSLEAAHIWISIPFSTFYIISLLGNFTLLCVVRKEQTLHKPMYLLLCMLALTDIATPTFVMPKPLGIFWFNLKGISMAGCLTQMFFLHTVSVMHSATLVTMAFDRYVAICNPLRYATILTNAQIAKLGLVGLMRAVLFILPLPLLLSRQPFCTNRIIPHTQCEYIAVVKIACGDITVIRIYSLMLMFVVLEFDLMLIALSYGQIIRAVLRISSKKAHQKAFNTCTTHICVMLTYYIPSVFSIFTYQFGQGIAPHVHIILADLYLLIPPMLNPIIYGIRTKELRDKTSKYTCCRK